The Aphelocoma coerulescens isolate FSJ_1873_10779 chromosome 2, UR_Acoe_1.0, whole genome shotgun sequence genome contains a region encoding:
- the INHBA gene encoding inhibin beta A chain: protein MPLLWKRGFLLVLCWIIVRSSPTPGSEGHSSVTDCPSCALATLSKDVPSSQPEMVEAVKKHILNMLHLRDRPNITQPVPKAALLNAIKKLHVGKVGEDGYVEIEDDVGRRAEMNEVVEQTSEIITFAESGTAKKMLHFEISKEGSELSVVEHAEVWLFLKVSKANRSRTRVTIRLFQQQRQPKGNSEGAEDMEDGGLKGEKSETLISEKAVDTRKSTWHIFPVSSSVQRLLDQGKSSLDVRIACDLCQETGANLVLLGKKKKKEDDGEGKEKEAGEFTGEEEKEQSHRPFLMMLARHSEDRQHRRRRRGLECDGKVNICCKKQFFVSFKDIGWSDWIIAPTGYHANYCEGECPSHIAGTSGSSLSFHSTVINHYRMRGHSPFANLKSCCVPTKLRPMSMLYYDDGQNIIKKDIQNMIVEECGCS, encoded by the exons ATGCCTTTGCTTTGGAAGAGAGGATTTCTGTTGGTGCTTTGCTGGATTATAGTGAGGAGTTCCCCAACCCCAGGATCCGAGGGGCACAGTTCAGTCACTGATTGTCCATCATGTGCCCTCGCCACGCTCTCAAAGGATGTGCCCAGCTCACAGCCTGAGATGGTGGAAGCAGTAAAGAAGCACATACTGAACATGTTGCACTTGAGGGACAGACCTAATATCACCCAGCCAGTGCCCAAGGCAGCACTTTTAAATGCCATCAAAAAACTCCACGTGGGAAAGGTGGGAGAGGATGGTTATGTGGAAATAGAGGATGATGTTGGAAGAAGAGCTGAAATGAATGAAGTTGTGGAGCAAACCTCAGAAATCATCACTTTTGCAGAATCAG GCACAGCCAAGAAAATGTTGCACTTTGAGATTTCCAAGGAAGGCAGTGAATTATCAGTAGTGGAGCATGCTGAAGTGTGGCTCTTCCTGAAGGTCTCCAAAGCCAACCGGAGCAGGACAAGAGTCACCATCCGCCTGTTTCAACAGCAGCGGCAGCCAAAAGGCAATTCTGAAGGAGCAGAAGATATGGAGGATGGGGGGCTGAAAGGTGAAAAGAGTGAGACTTTGATTTCAGAGAAGGCAGTGGACACCCGTAAGAGCACTTGGCACATCTTCCCTGTCTCCAGCAGTGTCCAGAGACTCCTGGACCAAGGCAAGAGCTCTTTGGATGTGCGGATTGCCTGTGACCTGTGTCAAGAGACTGGAGCCAACCTGGTGCTACTgggcaagaagaagaaaaaggaagatgatggggaagggaaagaaaaggaagctgGAGAATTCAcaggagaagaggagaaggagcaatCACATCGGCCCTTCTTGATGATGCTTGCCCGGCACTCAGAGGACCGCCAGCACAGGAGGCGGAGACGAGGCCTGGAGTGTGATGGCAAAGTCAACATCTGCTGCAAGAAGCAGTTCTTTGTCAGCTTCAAGGACATAGGATGGAGTGACTGGATCATTGCTCCTACAGGTTATCATGCCAACTACTGTGAAGGAGAGTGTCCCAGCCATATAGCAGGCACATCTGGTTCATCATTATCTTTCCATTCCACCGTCATCAACCACTACCGCATGCGGGGCCATAGCCCCTTTGCCAACCTCAAATCATGTTGTGTGCCCACCAAGCTCCGGCCTATGTCCATGCTCTACTACGATGATGGCCAGAACATCATTAAAAAAGACATACAGAATATGATTGTGGAGGAGTGTGGCTGTTCGTAG